Within Bacillota bacterium, the genomic segment TCTTTGATGTCGAAAACCATTGAATGAGTCGTGCTTGTGCCGACCAGGTAACCGCCTGTTGTGTGCACCACCCCTTTTGGCTTCCCCGTAGTTCCGCTTGTATAGAGAATGTAAAGCATGTGCTCGCTGTCCAGCTCCTCGGGCGGGCAGCCGATGGGGGCGCTTTCCATTACCTCGTGGTACCAGACGTCACGGCCGTTTTTCATCTTCACTTCCTGATTCGTACGCTTAACCACAATCATTTTTTCTATCGTCGGCGTTTCCATAAGCGCCACGTCGGCGTTCTTCTTAAGCGGCACCGCCTTACCCCGGCGCCACCCGCCGTCGGCGGTGACCAGCACCTTCGCCCCGGCGTCGTTGATACGGTCGCGGAGCGCCTCTGAACTGAAACCGCCGAAAACCACGCTGTGCGGCGCGCCGATCCGGGCGCAGGCAAGCATGGCGATGACCAGTTCGGGAATCATCGACAGGTAAATCGCCACCCGGTCGCCTGTTTTGACGCCGAACTCTTTTAAAACGTTGGTAAAACGGGTGACTTCCCGGTAAAGGTCCCAGTAGGTAAGGACGCGGCTGTCACCCGGCTCGCCCTCGAAGATGATTGCCGCCTTGTTGCGCCGCCAGGTAACCAGGTGCCGGTCGAGGCAGTTGTAACTGACGTTAAGCTTACCGTTTACAAACCACCTGGCGAACGGAGGGTTCCATTCCAGAACCTTATCCCATTTCTGGAACCAGTCCAGACGCTCCGCCTGCATCGCCCAATAAAGCTTGTAGTTGGCGTGCGCATCGGCGTAAATCTGTTTGCTGCTTACGTTGGCCTGTTTGACAAAATCCCCGGGTGGGTGAAAGATTCTTTCCTCTTCAAGCAGGATATCGATCGTCTTTTCCAGTACCAAGCCAAACCCTCCTCAGAAAAACTGGTATGTATATTACTGCCTATATTCTGATTTTGAGGCTTGAGGCGGGTAATGAGAACTGATTTTTTGTCAGATGTTAAAGGAAGGACATGACCGGTTAAAAAGCTTCTCTTAACAGGAGAAATTAAGCACCTGTTCCACAATGTAAAACAAAAGGGTTGGGACAGCCTCCCCTGAAAAAGCTCTCCCAACCGCCAAGACACCAAGAAAAACAAATATTTTATCCAGGCGGCGTTGCAAAACTACGCCTCAAAAGTCAGCTTCTAAGTATGCGGCCCCATATCCCCTTTACGGCAGCCCAAAAGCAGGGAAACGGAATAACATGTTTCCTGCAGCACGTTGACCAGCCTGTTGATCCTTTCCAGCGGGAGGCGGCCGGCCGGCCCGATGATCCCGAGCGCCGCCACGACTCGCCCGCTCACGTTGAAGATGGGCGACGCAACCCCGCGCAGGTTATCCGCGAACTCCCCGGCGCTTACCGCATATCCCTGAGCCTTTACCCGTTCCAGGTGAAAAATCATTTCTTCCGAAGAGATAACGGTGTCGAGGGCATGCGGTTTTATTCTTTGGGTCCGAAGGTATTTCCTCAGTTCCGCTTCCGGCAAGTAAGCGAGAAGGACCTTTCCCTCCGCGACGCAGTGTGCCGGAGCGCGAAGCCCCGGGTTGACGGT encodes:
- a CDS encoding IclR family transcriptional regulator gives rise to the protein MSENEGRRFAVQSVERALLILEVLGANPAGLGVTAIGKELGLPKSTVHRLLAALASRGFVKQDEVSECYRLGMGYISLGLTYLHNLDLRREVLPYISELVDITGEIVQLAILERDEVLFIERRQPQETITVNPGLRAPAHCVAEGKVLLAYLPEAELRKYLRTQRIKPHALDTVISSEEMIFHLERVKAQGYAVSAGEFADNLRGVASPIFNVSGRVVAALGIIGPAGRLPLERINRLVNVLQETCYSVSLLLGCRKGDMGPHT